The Arthrobacter burdickii genome window below encodes:
- a CDS encoding GNAT family N-acetyltransferase — translation MTIDISTATPDDAAALAACAAVAFPLACPPDADPDDIRRHIQTQLSAERFAANIAAPGHTILCIRAGDEIAGYSMIMLDQPSDPDVLAALTASPAVELSKFYVHPGHHGRGSAAALMTATLERAAASGLPGIWLGVNQENARAIRFYTKSGFRTVGTKRFRLGNRFEDDFILEQTLPAGADSVA, via the coding sequence ATGACCATCGACATCTCGACGGCGACGCCCGACGACGCCGCCGCCCTCGCCGCGTGCGCCGCCGTCGCCTTCCCGCTGGCCTGCCCACCCGATGCGGACCCGGACGACATCCGCCGGCACATCCAGACGCAGCTCTCCGCGGAGCGGTTCGCCGCGAACATCGCGGCCCCCGGGCACACGATCCTGTGCATCCGAGCCGGCGACGAGATCGCCGGGTACAGCATGATCATGCTGGACCAGCCGTCGGATCCGGACGTCCTGGCGGCACTGACCGCCTCACCGGCCGTGGAGCTCAGCAAGTTCTACGTGCATCCGGGCCATCACGGCCGCGGGTCCGCCGCCGCCCTGATGACGGCGACCCTGGAACGCGCGGCCGCGTCCGGGCTGCCGGGCATCTGGCTCGGCGTGAACCAGGAGAACGCCCGCGCCATCCGCTTCTACACGAAGAGTGGCTTCCGCACGGTGGGCACCAAGCGGTTCCGACTCGGGAACCGCTTCGAGGACGATTTCATCCTGGAGCAGACGCTGCCTGCCGGCGCGGACAGCGTCGCCTGA
- a CDS encoding bifunctional metallophosphatase/5'-nucleotidase, whose product MSESFIRGHRRAIAAVAVSCVAALALAPAATAAPGGSKGPEDRTATITVLGTSDLHGYIENWDYFTNAEYDDAAHNDVGLAKVSGLINQVRADRGKESTLLIDAGDTIQGTSLTDYFATVEPVTESGETHPMAAAMNAMDYDAAALGNHEFNYGLPLLRKYEDQLDFPLLGANVVDSATGAEAFTPYVIKTVKLAGQKPIRVGILGLTNPGIAIWDKNNVEGKLRFPGIVEQAAKYVPEMKAAGADVVVVSSHSGTSGTSSYGGDLPLENASTQLAEQVPGIDAILVGHAHQEIPERFVTNKQTGDQVLLTEPKNWGMRLSVMDFELTKVRGQWDVTSASSELLNANTVPADPKVSSIIAEQHQRVIDYVNTPIGTATETMSAADARIRDTAVMDFVNEVQAGAVDKALEGTPNADLPVLSIVAPFNRAAVIPEGPVTIRDMAGLYVFPNTLFGVEMTGAQVKDYLEYSAKYFNQTGPGAPVDPATLTNAAGTPDYNYDMMSGVSYDIDISKPVGERITDLSYNGAPIDPAQRFAVATNNYRQSGGGNFPHIASAPVLVNQTTEIRQLLIDYLIAEGTIDPSTFFEESWKLTRDGVPVFG is encoded by the coding sequence GTGTCAGAAAGTTTCATCAGGGGGCACCGCCGCGCCATCGCGGCAGTCGCCGTCAGCTGCGTCGCAGCACTCGCACTCGCGCCCGCAGCAACCGCCGCACCCGGCGGAAGCAAGGGTCCCGAGGACCGGACGGCCACCATCACCGTCCTGGGGACCAGCGATCTCCACGGCTACATCGAGAACTGGGACTACTTCACCAATGCGGAGTACGACGACGCCGCCCACAACGACGTCGGGCTCGCCAAGGTCTCGGGCCTCATCAACCAGGTCCGCGCCGACCGCGGGAAGGAGTCCACGCTCCTCATCGACGCAGGGGACACCATCCAGGGCACCTCGCTGACGGACTACTTCGCCACGGTCGAGCCGGTCACGGAGAGCGGCGAGACCCACCCGATGGCCGCCGCCATGAACGCCATGGACTACGACGCCGCGGCGCTGGGCAACCACGAGTTCAACTACGGGCTGCCGCTCCTGCGCAAGTACGAGGACCAGCTCGACTTCCCGCTCCTCGGCGCGAACGTCGTGGACTCGGCCACCGGGGCGGAGGCCTTCACGCCCTACGTCATCAAGACGGTCAAGCTCGCGGGACAGAAGCCCATCCGGGTCGGCATCCTCGGCCTGACCAACCCGGGCATCGCCATCTGGGACAAGAACAACGTCGAGGGCAAGCTCCGCTTCCCCGGGATCGTCGAGCAGGCCGCGAAGTACGTTCCCGAGATGAAGGCCGCCGGCGCGGACGTCGTCGTCGTCAGCTCGCACTCGGGCACCTCGGGCACCTCGTCCTACGGCGGCGACCTGCCCCTCGAGAACGCGTCGACGCAGCTCGCCGAGCAGGTACCCGGCATCGACGCGATCCTCGTGGGGCATGCGCACCAGGAGATCCCGGAGCGTTTCGTCACGAACAAGCAGACCGGCGACCAGGTGCTGCTGACCGAACCGAAGAACTGGGGCATGCGCCTGTCCGTGATGGACTTCGAGCTCACGAAGGTGCGCGGACAGTGGGACGTCACGTCGGCGTCGTCGGAACTGCTGAACGCCAACACCGTGCCCGCCGATCCGAAGGTCTCGTCGATCATCGCCGAGCAGCACCAGCGCGTCATCGACTACGTGAACACCCCCATCGGCACCGCGACGGAGACCATGTCCGCCGCCGATGCGCGGATCCGTGACACCGCCGTCATGGACTTCGTCAACGAGGTGCAGGCCGGCGCCGTCGACAAGGCACTGGAGGGGACGCCGAACGCCGACCTGCCCGTCCTGTCCATCGTGGCGCCCTTCAACCGGGCGGCCGTCATCCCCGAAGGTCCCGTGACCATCCGTGACATGGCCGGGCTGTACGTCTTCCCGAACACGCTGTTCGGCGTGGAGATGACCGGCGCCCAGGTGAAGGACTACCTCGAGTACTCGGCGAAGTACTTCAACCAGACCGGTCCCGGCGCTCCGGTGGACCCTGCGACGCTGACCAATGCCGCGGGAACGCCCGACTACAACTACGACATGATGTCCGGCGTCTCCTACGACATCGACATCAGCAAGCCCGTCGGTGAGCGCATCACCGACCTGAGCTACAACGGTGCGCCGATCGACCCCGCCCAGCGCTTCGCCGTGGCGACCAACAACTACCGGCAGTCGGGCGGCGGGAACTTCCCGCACATCGCCTCGGCTCCGGTGCTGGTGAACCAGACCACGGAGATCCGCCAGCTGCTGATCGACTACCTGATCGCCGAGGGCACGATCGACCCCTCGACCTTCTTCGAGGAGAGCTGGAAGCTGACCCGCGACGGCGTGCCCGTGTTCGGGTAA
- a CDS encoding alpha/beta hydrolase, translated as MTAESEHQDAYREDFLGPGYDVRTLPLRPDDEGQVVATLVRSAVPGGSRRAVLYVHGFVDYFFQTNLAEAWREAGFDFYALDLRKYGRSIGEHQTPNYVTSLEDYDEELDEAARIIREDEGHEVLVVMGHSTGGLITSLWAHRRRGLGIVDALVLNSPWFDLNASLFQRTVGTVAVHRIGTLKPRTVVGKLGTSYGRYLHRETGGDWDYNLAWKPHGGFPVVAGWLRTVRAGHALLNRGLAIDCPVFVACSDATSNPVREPERISSTDVVLNVDHIAGRAPRLGRHVTLVRIEGGIHDLALSPEPARSRFFDELARWRAAYVPEVRATS; from the coding sequence ATGACAGCGGAGTCGGAGCACCAGGACGCGTATCGCGAGGACTTCCTCGGTCCCGGCTACGACGTGCGGACGCTGCCGCTGCGGCCCGACGACGAGGGCCAGGTCGTCGCGACGCTGGTCCGCTCTGCCGTCCCGGGCGGCTCACGCCGGGCCGTGCTCTATGTCCACGGCTTCGTGGACTACTTCTTCCAGACCAATCTCGCCGAGGCATGGCGCGAGGCGGGGTTCGACTTCTACGCCCTGGACCTGCGGAAGTACGGGCGCTCCATCGGGGAACACCAGACACCCAACTACGTCACCTCGCTCGAGGACTACGACGAGGAACTCGACGAGGCCGCGCGGATCATCCGCGAGGACGAGGGCCACGAGGTCCTCGTGGTCATGGGTCACTCGACCGGTGGCCTGATCACCTCCCTCTGGGCACACCGGCGGCGCGGCCTCGGCATCGTGGACGCGCTCGTCCTCAACAGCCCCTGGTTCGACCTCAACGCCAGCCTGTTCCAGCGCACCGTGGGCACGGTGGCGGTCCACCGGATCGGGACGCTCAAGCCTCGCACCGTCGTCGGGAAGCTCGGGACCTCCTACGGCCGCTACCTGCACCGGGAGACCGGCGGGGACTGGGACTACAACCTGGCGTGGAAGCCGCACGGAGGATTCCCCGTCGTCGCGGGCTGGCTGCGGACCGTCCGGGCCGGCCATGCGCTCCTCAACCGTGGGCTCGCCATCGACTGCCCCGTGTTCGTCGCGTGTTCGGACGCCACCTCGAATCCCGTGCGGGAGCCGGAGCGGATCTCGTCGACGGATGTGGTCCTCAACGTGGACCACATCGCAGGACGGGCCCCCCGGCTCGGCCGGCACGTCACCCTGGTGCGCATCGAAGGGGGCATCCATGACCTCGCCCTCTCGCCGGAGCCGGCCCGGTCCAGGTTCTTCGACGAACTCGCGCGCTGGCGGGCGGCCTACGTGCCGGAGGTCCGCGCGACGTCGTAG
- a CDS encoding dihydrofolate reductase family protein, with the protein MTRVIYYTASTLNGFLADEHNSLDWLFAVEPPPPGLYERFLGTVGVLVEGSTTYEWVLDFEGLLADPGKWGTLYGERPTFVFTTRDLPVPDGADVHLVSGDVRAVFGRFREAAGDKDIWVVGGGDLAGQFLAAGLLDEIQVSIAPVALTGGAPLLPLRVESDRLTLRSVEQQGQFAFLTYDVARTSGT; encoded by the coding sequence ATGACGCGGGTCATCTACTACACGGCCTCCACCCTCAACGGATTCCTGGCCGATGAGCACAATTCGCTGGACTGGCTCTTCGCCGTCGAACCTCCGCCGCCCGGGCTCTACGAGCGCTTCCTCGGGACGGTCGGCGTCCTGGTGGAGGGCTCGACGACATACGAGTGGGTGCTGGACTTCGAGGGGCTGCTCGCCGATCCGGGGAAGTGGGGCACGCTGTACGGCGAGCGCCCCACCTTCGTCTTCACGACGCGGGACCTCCCGGTCCCGGACGGCGCGGACGTGCACCTCGTATCGGGCGACGTGCGCGCGGTGTTCGGGCGCTTCCGCGAGGCAGCGGGCGATAAAGACATCTGGGTGGTCGGAGGCGGCGACCTCGCCGGGCAGTTCCTCGCGGCCGGACTCCTCGATGAGATCCAGGTGTCCATCGCGCCGGTCGCGCTGACGGGAGGAGCCCCGCTGCTGCCGTTGCGGGTCGAATCGGACCGGCTCACGCTGCGGTCCGTCGAGCAGCAGGGCCAGTTCGCGTTCCTCACCTACGACGTCGCGCGGACCTCCGGCACGTAG
- a CDS encoding SDR family NAD(P)-dependent oxidoreductase — MPVIAIIGAGPGLGAAVARRFGREGFSIALISRNQSKLDVMAAKLEDGGLTARGYAADVLVPAALEDALTRAAAELGPITTLQYSPLPSRDYLKPVLDMTPELALEALSFSALGLIHAVRTVLPAMRQAGDGSVILINGGTSVKARADFAGTSVAFPAESAYGEMLHDALEVEGVRVAQLVIPGGIPKLQLANGIDDVADRIWGLHAATGPFRTMLIPLEDGRE, encoded by the coding sequence CATCGCTATCATCGGAGCTGGACCGGGACTCGGGGCGGCAGTTGCGCGAAGGTTTGGGCGCGAAGGCTTTTCGATAGCCCTGATCTCGAGGAACCAGTCGAAGCTTGACGTCATGGCCGCGAAGCTCGAGGACGGCGGCTTGACCGCGCGTGGTTACGCTGCAGACGTGCTGGTACCGGCAGCGCTGGAGGACGCCCTCACACGTGCCGCGGCAGAGCTGGGACCGATCACCACGTTGCAGTACAGCCCACTCCCATCGCGTGATTACCTGAAGCCGGTGCTCGACATGACCCCCGAGCTGGCATTGGAAGCATTGAGCTTCTCGGCTCTCGGGCTTATTCACGCGGTGCGCACGGTGTTACCAGCGATGCGTCAGGCAGGAGACGGCAGCGTCATCCTGATCAACGGCGGAACCTCGGTCAAGGCACGCGCCGACTTCGCAGGCACATCGGTCGCGTTCCCGGCCGAGAGCGCCTACGGTGAGATGCTCCACGACGCACTCGAGGTTGAGGGCGTCCGTGTCGCGCAACTCGTGATCCCCGGGGGCATTCCTAAGCTTCAGCTTGCCAATGGCATCGACGACGTCGCCGATCGTATTTGGGGCCTCCATGCCGCAACGGGTCCGTTCCGCACCATGCTCATCCCGCTCGAGGACGGCAGGGAGTAG